The Cyanobacteriota bacterium DNA window TTTGTTTATCTAGAGAACCACCCAGAGTGTGTTGCTGTAGGGCAGCGGGTATTGATGATTGATGCCGACGATGCTCCCATTCGGGTTTTTAACAATCTGATGACCCACGAGGAAATTGATGCTGCCCATATGAAGGGGCTTGGCGCATTTTCCCATTCTGGTTCGATGGTGCGTCGTGATGCTATGGAAAGAGTAGGTGGCTATCGCCAAGAGATGGAACTTGCAGAGGACATGGATCTATGGCTACGCTTAGCTGAAATCGGAAGATTAGCAAATTTACCCAATGTACTATTCAAGTATCGGTTGCATTCAAAGAGTGTTAGCTACTCTAAGAGAGTGAGCCAGCTAAAAGCAACCCGTGCTGTAGTGATTGATGCTCATCGTCGGCGGGGTCTGCCGCTACCAGAAGGTATGAAAAATGACCCAGACATCACGGAAAAAGACTTGCCTACCTTGGCAGGAAATCATCGTGTGTGGGCATGGTGGGCCTTGGGTGATGGATATGTAGATACAGCTAGGAAACATGCGCTGTGTGCGCTCACCAAGGAACCGCTTACATGGGACTCCTGGAAGGTGACACTCTGTGCTCTACGTGGCTGGTAGTAGAATAGACAGCGTTGCAGCAGTTCAGATGTTCTTCTGCGACGCTGTCTGTCTTCACACGATCGTTCTCGTGGTTCTCTTTACTAGCTACATCATAGGGAAGCAAACCATTGTTCTAGCGTTTCTACGGTTCTTTGAGCACCATCTTGGGTTAGATAGGGATACATGGGCAAGCTGAAAATGTTGCGGCAAAGCTCTTCAGTAACAGGCAAGCCAGTCGCGCTAAGGGGAATGCGTTGATAATAGGCTGCTTGTAGATGCACAGGTAGTGGATAGTGAATACCTAAACCAACATTCTGTTCTTTGCAAAACGCTATAATCGCATCTCGATGCTCTGCTCGCACAACATACTGGTGATAAACATGACTTACTGCCTCTGGAGAATGGGGTTGCTTAAGGGGTAGGGATGATAGGGCATGGTGATAGTAGTTAGCAAGCTGTTGTCGGCGCTGGTTTTCCTCATCCAGATAGCGAAGCTTGACTCGCAAAATAGCAGCTTGCATGGGGTCTAAACGAGAGTTCATGCCTGGAAAGTCGCTGACATAGCGCTGTCGCCAGCCATACTGACGTAGTGCCTTCATAGTTTCTGCTAGGGTGTCATCGTTAGTCACAACAATACCCCCATCACCCAAGGCACCCAGATTTTTGGTGGGGTAGAGGCTAAAAGTTGATACATGTCCCCAGGTGCCAACTTTACGATCGTGCAAACGAGCACCATGAGCTTGGGAACAGTCTTCAATGACACATAGTCCATACTGGTGAGCAATCTCCATAATCGCTGGCATATTGGCGGGATGCCCATAGAGAT harbors:
- a CDS encoding glycosyltransferase → GQILQSYAEKDHRIKLINRNDNRGIVATLNEGLSYVTGRYVSQVDGDDIAMPEMLATQFVYLENHPECVAVGQRVLMIDADDAPIRVFNNLMTHEEIDAAHMKGLGAFSHSGSMVRRDAMERVGGYRQEMELAEDMDLWLRLAEIGRLANLPNVLFKYRLHSKSVSYSKRVSQLKATRAVVIDAHRRRGLPLPEGMKNDPDITEKDLPTLAGNHRVWAWWALGDGYVDTARKHALCALTKEPLTWDSWKVTLCALRGW
- a CDS encoding DegT/DnrJ/EryC1/StrS family aminotransferase: MTQIKIVQTDPKAGYLAHRAEIDAAIHRVLDSGYYILGKEVEAFEQEFASYIGVQHGIGVANGTDALEVALRACGVEPGDVVITVSHTAVATVAAIELVGAIPFLVDVDPVSFTMDVQDLEDAINLIHQQPSLGQLKAIIPVHLYGHPANMPAIMEIAHQYGLCVIEDCSQAHGARLHDRKVGTWGHVSTFSLYPTKNLGALGDGGIVVTNDDTLAETMKALRQYGWRQRYVSDFPGMNSRLDPMQAAILRVKLRYLDEENQRRQQLANYYHHALSSLPLKQPHSPEAVSHVYHQYVVRAEHRDAIIAFCKEQNVGLGIHYPLPVHLQAAYYQRIPLSATGLPVTEELCRNIFSLPMYPYLTQDGAQRTVETLEQWFASL